The segment GAATATTGCTCTGAAACAGCCAAACATGCAAAAGtacattatttttttatattaactgTCTCAATTTTTTTTGTATATGACAAGGGTGTTGTTTTGGTAAATTGTAGGATGCATATCTAGAAGGGTTAGTAATGAAATATGTAGAAGACCCGGCAAACCACAAGCACGATGCAGAGGTATGGGTTGAAAGCCAAATTCGGAGAACAGAAGGAAAAAAAAACGGTCATATATATTGTATAGGAGCATCAGATGCCAATTTTGTGGTTTGTGGGATAACATCTTCTGAATCTACCCAGTCCACCCAATCCAACAACAACACACAAGAAGAGGTATGTTGTTATTATGGATAAAATTGATTAAAAACAAAAGTAAATTGTTATTATGGTTTAAAAGTTAGGTGGTTTGTTGTGCTTATGGATTACATTGATAATAAACAAAAGTACATTGTTTTTATGGTTTACAAGTTAAGTAGTATTTTGTTATTATGGatacaattgattaaaaataaaaatacattgctattttgttataataaattcaagtacattgttattatCATTTTTTAGGTTGATAGGTTACGTGAAGAAGTTTCTAACATGCGACAATTACAAGAAAAAATGGTACAACAAATGGAAAGGATGGCGAGGATGATGAACGATACAACAAATCAAGCCAATAATCCCCCTCATACTCCACCCGAGGATGGTGTATAAGTTATGCATGTTGGTATTTGGAATGAATGTTTGTTAATTTTTAGTTGGTATGAATGTTGTGATAATGGAGCAAATGAACGTGTCCACTTATTTTGCAAACTTGGTgtatttggaaacctttttgtgtATTTTGAAACCTTAATTGTAGTGTTATTATGTTTGTGTTTACTTATCTTGCATATTtgacaaaaaaacataaaaacaaaaaaaaataactggaaatattttatatttaaatttaataattaaataaaatgactATTACCGATGGAATACCGACGGAAATGTCGTCGGTAAGCACGCCCGTCGGTAAATAAGTCCATACCAGTCAAAAGGGAATTCCGTAGGTAATCCGTCACAATTATGTCGGTATTTTTTTCCGTAGGTATTCCGTCGGTACTATCTTCCGTAGGTATTCCATCGCAATGTCGTCGCAAATGATTAATGTCGGTAATCTGTAGGTAAGTGTCGGTCGTCGATATTCCATCGCAATTTCTCGCCGTAGGTATTCCGTCGGTTATTTACCTACGAAATATGGCCGTCGGAATTCCGTAGGAAATCCGTCACAATTCTGTCGCTAAGAATTACCCACGAGCAATTATGCTACAGCACCCATTTCGTCACAATTCCGTAGGTAAACCCGCATACCTACGGATCTTGTTGTAGGTATTTTcgttttttctagtagtgatatatatatatatatatatatatatatatatatatatatatatatatatatatatatatagttaagacATATATTAATAGCATAAAATGATTTAACATTCATAAGAATCACgtgaaatttaaacttttgaaacCAATCCAAATTCACAAATTGTTTATAaatcatagttttcaaaatatttttccaaacatcagagtatcctaTAGATCAAAAGGACATAACACAGAGGAAGTTTACGATCACACATTCGTCTTCCCACGATCATTCGAAGTATCTGAAACcataactgaaaactgtaagccaaagcttagtgagttccccgaaagTACCAACATATAAACAACTAACATATACAACACAACTTGCACTGGGTCCACAACTAGAAGACTGGATTACCCATGAGTCCACAGTATGAGTCTGAATTGCCCTCGGGCCCATAGCTCATATATggcttgctcccgagcccacaacatcAGTCTGGCTTGCCCTCTCCCGACCCACAGCTTATGTATGGCTTGCTCACATGTCCTCAGTGCGAATCTGGCATGCCTACCAGCCCTCAGTTCGTATCTAGAATGCTCTTAAGCCCTCAGTATAAGTCTGGCATGCCAACGACCCTCAACTCATATTTGGATTGCTCCCGGGTTTTTTGGTtatagcacaaagcagtacaatctcaacccaacacaatatgtcgacatataaaaagATAACAAACATAATCAACAGACAGATAATCACGTAGTCAGAAATCACAGGTAGCCCTACAGATCTACCGGTCTATGCGTATCAgcaactagcatataatcatacagatctattccatactcagcaTATTAATGTATagcaggatatcaatccaatgggccgacattggtgccttagacccaatagtacggtgaggaaaactcacctcacaaactggACAAAAGATGATGAGGTCTCGACTTCGAATCTCAGCTCTAATCATCACATATTCAACCAAATGACCAATCCTTAATCACAATTTCAAAATACCCAtaggttaaacttggtcaaagtcaaagtcaaactggtcaaatcaACCGATTCAACTGAGTCAAAGCAACCAAATAAACACAgagtgagtacgcagggcgtactccaaacgtacgttgggcgtacttgagAGTTGGCCACCATCAGGGTGGTTGACCTCGTACACGGGGCATACTTCTATAAGCCAAAaatctcattaagagcttaatggcttaagcccTCATGTCCATATTTCAAATCCATGGCTAAAATACACTCaatagtcataaagtttccaactttatgactttgcatgcccatAAAGTGCTTAACttaacttcttaatccattaaaaCCTTCAACAACATGCAAGGGACAAAACTAACCATAAAGACACCATTTTTATgtctcaagacctctcctaaggtctgaagACCGACTTATcgggtcaagaacatgccatgctcaagatctAACATTTTAGGACCAAAAAGCATCATTAAGACATCTAAATCTAGATCTATATGATAGAGgaataaagttgcaagctttataccttccaagAGTTGCAAATGAGATAGAAATCCCAGATCCAAAGTGCTTCACTTCTTCAAGATGAGCTTGACTTCATTCCTTTTTCTTCTAAGTGcaaaaaacacacactcttaggcTTGAAATAGCTTTTCAAGGTGATCTAGGGTTGAAAAACGTATCAAGAGGGATGGAGGTTGATAAGGTGAGGGAAAAGGGTGTTTAAATACGAGCCAACGCCTAAAAAGTAGGGTTCCCATCTCTGGCAAG is part of the Lactuca sativa cultivar Salinas chromosome 7, Lsat_Salinas_v11, whole genome shotgun sequence genome and harbors:
- the LOC111906084 gene encoding uncharacterized protein LOC111906084 gives rise to the protein MLLRRTGTPVIPMGRHQGIRLKSQLGKDPEFCDLYAKTHGTSESKIRYFEGERDNIEYCSETAKHAKDAYLEGLVMKYVEDPANHKHDAEVWVESQIRRTEGKKNGHIYCIGASDANFVVCGITSSESTQSTQSNNNTQEEVDRLREEVSNMRQLQEKMVQQMERMARMMNDTTNQANNPPHTPPEDGV